A window of the Brassica oleracea var. oleracea cultivar TO1000 chromosome C1, BOL, whole genome shotgun sequence genome harbors these coding sequences:
- the LOC106335174 gene encoding putative nuclease HARBI1 produces the protein MVKPNGLVPMKIRESTRFYPYFKNCVGALDGTHIPARVVGREVASYRNRKETISQNVLAVCNFDLEFIYVLSGWEGSAHDSKVLNDALSKFYLVDCGFANRVNFLAPFRGVRYHLQEWTGQGRDPSTASELFNLRHASLRNVIERIFGMIFGMFKSRFAIFKSAPPFSYKKQAGLVLACAALHNFLRKECRSDVGEFPAEEDTQQSATTTNQVVQEPLGTQEQDRENANTWRKTIAEDMWRDATS, from the exons ATGGTGAAACCAAATGGTTTAGTTCCTATGAAAATTAGAGAAAGTACACGATTCTATCCATATTTTAAG AATTGTGTAGGGGCACTAGATGGTACACATATACCTGCAAGGGTAGTTGGACGAGAGGTAGCAAGTTATCGCAACCGAAAAGAAACAATATCACAAAATGTGTTAGCTGTATGTAACTTTGATTTAGAGTTCATATATGTTCTTAGTGGATGGGAAGGTTCAGCACACGATTCAAAAGTATTAAATGACGCTTTAA GTAAATTCTATCTAGTTGATTGTGGCTTTGCAAATCGAGTCAATTTTTTGGCTCCATTTCGTGGTGTTCGATACCATCTACAAGAATGGACTGGCCAAGGACGTGATCCTAGCACTGCATCCGAATTATTCAATCTTCGTCATGCTAGTTTGAGAAATGTGATCGAAAGGATATTTGGAAT GATATTTGGAATGTTTAAATCGAGGTTTGCGATTTTTAAATCTGCACCTCCTTTTTCTTACAAAAAACAAGCTGGATTAGTATTAGCATGTGCAGCGTTGCATAACTTCCTTCGTAAAGAATGCCGATCAGATGTTGGTGAATTTCCTGCTGAAGAAGACACTCAACAATCCGCAACGACTACGAATCAAGTTGTTCAAGAGCCTTTAGGAACACAAGAGCAAGATAGAGAAAATGCAAATACTTGGAGAAAGACTATAGCAGAAGATATGTGGAGAGATGCTACGAGTTAA
- the LOC106335181 gene encoding uncharacterized protein At2g29880-like — protein MRDNTFEDFEDLQIVFESATARGNNSFGLSDDANAEAFEVENDVQEKEDEIHTENVTETNETTRRASKEKLPSRKRAKPNGDGDASESINPGDRSEKVLTEMIGVSTNIMNLMQQREERHQKEAEEKEAEKRKNNVWDAIKEIPDLEQDICYDAVTKIHTLNMKDVFLRMKVEERLGWIRRNV, from the coding sequence ATGCGGGACAACACTTTTGAAGATTTTGAAGACTTACAAATCGTTTTTGAAAGTGCTACAGCAAGGGGAAACAACTCATTTGGACTCAGTGATGATGCAAATGCTGAAGCTTTTGAAGTTGAGAATGATGTTCAAGAAAAAGAAGATGAGATTCATACAGAGAATGTCACTGAAACCAATGAAACCACACGTAGAGCTTCTAAAGAAAAGTTGCCTTCTAGGAAGAGAGCTAAACCCAATGGTGATGGAGATGCATCAGAGTCAATTAATCCTGGTGATCGTTCTGAAAAGGTGCTAACTGAAATGATTGGAGTGAGCACTAATATCATGAACCTTATGCAACAAAGAGAAGAAAGACATCAAAAAGAAGCTGAAGAAAAAGAAGCTGAAAAGAGAAAGAATAATGTTTGGGATGCAATCAAAGAGATTCCTGACTTGGAACAGGATATATGCTATGATGCAGTAACTAAAATTCATACGTTGAATATGAAAGACGTATTTCTTAGGATGAAGGTTGAAGAACGTTTGGGTTGGATCCGACGTAATGTTTAG
- the LOC106335193 gene encoding uncharacterized protein LOC106335193 gives MQPSPSYRTDKGSHWGAPWKVTYLETSIPKLAPSKILDPPTILASNENVVWIHRPPSLLKCNLASSWLENAVLSGAAWFVRDENGRVVMLSRRAFPCLASALDAELNALLWSVESLASHHLDNVIFESSSLDLRRALLQPHRFPQHQALISLILQRLNGFQAWSADFVKTLRNLPVLSIATSVTSDNRHQSYVASVGPLWLHNLLQKEAFTKSMGFYSSAPVAVRAVS, from the coding sequence ATGCAACCATCTCCATCATACAGAACAGACAAGGGTTCTCATTGGGGTGCACCGTGGAAAGTAACATATTTGGAGACAAGCATTCCAAAACTGGCTCCTAGCAAGATTTTGGACCCTCCTACGATACTGGCCTCTAATGAGAATGTAGTATGGATTCATCGTCCTCCGTCTTTGTTGAAATGCAATCTGGCTTCCTCATGGTTGGAGAATGCGGTCTTGAGTGGAGCTGCTTGGTTTGTGAGGGATGAGAATGGTAGGGTGGTGATGCTTAGTCGTCGTGCTTTCCCCTGTTTAGCCTCTGCCTTAGATGCTGAGCTTAATGCTCTTCTCTGGTCTGTGGAGTCTCTCGCAAGTCATCATCTGGATAATGTAATCTTTGAGTCCTCGTCTTTGGACCTTCGTCGAGCTTTGTTGCAACCACACCGCTTCCCCCAGCATCAGGCTCTAATATCATTAATTCTCCAGCGTCTGAATGGTTTCCAGGCTTGGAGTGCTGATTTCGTTAAGACTTTGCGAAACCTGCCAGTGCTCTCGATTGCTACTAGTGTAACTTCGGACAATAGGCATCAATCGTATGTGGCTTCTGTTGGGCCTTTGTGGTTGCATAATCTGTTGCAGAAGGAAGCTTTTACCAAGTCTATGGGATTTTACTCCTCTGCTCCTGTCGCTGTGAGAGCTGTTTCTTGA